One genomic window of Pecten maximus chromosome 3, xPecMax1.1, whole genome shotgun sequence includes the following:
- the LOC117324097 gene encoding kelch-like protein 13 yields MAGAEEFQELQSSSSNEACRMEERPEHGMKILQGLHKLKNDKILCDVTLIAEGHRFDAHRVILVSCSDYFRSMFTSGMRESTQREIELKGITSKGLDKTLEVIYTSTTTLEGDDIFDVIAAATHLQVTPVIEFCERNFLSGMTTSNFYDFINTAKLYSMNNALKQIDVFIARNLMQISKEGTLHLLTYDQMINCLNSDRLCLREIDIFHITWEWFLLNSNQDDQAIQLMKLIRFPLINPADLVQHVQRVDMMMTHTELRQMVLAALNYHVVPHSQPLEASYSVHLRSFVERLASVGGREIHPNPCLHDEILVFDSKITSNSLLNRTEIASLPSALSHMQVVVFNNFLYVLGGCTTQCAHGESAVNSVLRYDPRFDNWFQVCPMINKRAYFFSGALHNRIYAVGGKFKDGSLATAECYNPGDNTWEMIAPMPMSYHAHAGAVYGAHIYISGGYSGNHFTPDMQRYDPSTNQWEDMASMLTPRGWHVMCATQYKLYVFGGCNLNVNQQAQPVMQSECYDPSTDQWTIIAPLSISHKEASCVVYNDQIYVLGGYNVQTKTGQKLVSRFDLYTGIWETVGALPRSLTGVGYCTLKLPAYNLDDSD; encoded by the exons ATGGCTGGTGCAGAAGAGTTCCAGGAGCTGCAGAGCAGTAGCAGCAATGAGGCATGCCGCATGGAGGAGCGGCCAGAGCATGGCATGAAGATCTTGCAGGGCCTTCATAAGCTTAAAAATGACAAGATCCTTTGTGATGTCACACTTATTGCAGAAG GTCACAGATTTGATGCCCATCGTGTAATTCTGGTGTCGTGCTCGGATTACTTTCGGTCAATGTTCACCAGTGGGATGCGAGAAAGCACACAACGGGAGATAGAGCTAAAGGGCATTACAAGTAAAGGCCTGGACAAAACTCTGGAGGTCATCTACACCTCCACAACCACCCTGGAGGGTGATGACATCTTTGATGTGATAGCTGCAGCTACACATCTTCAGGTGACGCCTGTGATTGAATTCTGTGAGAGGAACTTCCTTAGTGGTATGACCACTAGTAATTTCTATGATTTTATAAACACAGCTAAACTGTACAGCATGAACAATGCTTTGAAGCAGATAGATGTGTTTATAGCTAGGAATCTCATGCAGATCTCAAAGGAGGGAACCCTTCATCTTCTCACTTATGACCAGATGATCAACTGTCTGAACAGCGACCGTCTGTGTCTGCGTGAAATTGACATTTTCCACATAACATGGGAGTGGTTTCTATTGAATAGCAACCAGGACGATCAGGCTATTCAGCTGATGAAACTGATTCGCTTCCCTCTCATTAACCCAGCGGATCTAGTGCAGCATGTTCAGAGGGTAGATATGATGATGACTCATACAGAACTAAGGCAGATGGTACTAGCCGCTCTCAACTACCATGTTGTGCCCCACTCACAACCATTGGAAGCCAGCTATAGTGTACACCTCCGCTCCTTTGTGGAACGTCTGGCTAGTGTTGGGGGGCGAGAGATCCACCCCAACCCCTGTCTTCATGATGAAATACTGGTCTTTGATTCCAAAATCACCTCTAATAGTTTACTGAACAGAACAGAGATTGCATCATTACCAAGTGCTCTTAGTCACATGCAGGTGGTGGTGTTCAATAACTTCCTGTACGTGTTAGGGGGCTGTACCACACAGTGTGCTCATGGTGAATCAGCAGTCAACTCGGTTCTTAGGTATGACCCTCGCTTCGATAATTGGTTTCAGGTGTGTCCGATGATTAACAAGAGAGCCTATTTCTTCTCGGGAGCACTCCATAACAGGATTTATGCTGTGGGGGGAAAGTTCAAGGATGGCAGTCTGGCCACTGCAGAATGTTACAACCCTGGTGACAACACATGGGAGATGATCGCACCCATGCCCATGTCCTACCATGCCCATGCTGGTGCAGTATATGGAGCCCACATTTATATATCTGGGGGCTACAGTGGCAACCATTTCACACCTGACATGCAGCGATATGACCCCTCTACCAATCAGTGGGAAGACATGGCATCTATGTTGACACCACGTGGCTGGCACGTCATGTGTGCAACACAATACAAACTCTATGTGTTTGGTGGTTGTAACCTCAATGTGAACCAGCAGGCACAACCAGTCATGCAGTCAGAGTGTTATGACCCATCCACAGACCAGTGGACAATAATCGCGCCCTTGTCCATCTCCCATAAAGAGGCTTCATGTGTGGTTTACAATGACCAGATATATGTACTTGGGGGTTACAATGTACAGACAAAAACTGGACAGAAACTTGTTTCAAGATTTGACTTGTACACGGGTATCTGGGAAACTGTTGGGGCATTACCCAGAAGTCTAACAGGTGTAGGCTATTGTACCCTTAAACTACCTGCATACAATCTTGACGACTCCGATTAA
- the LOC117324098 gene encoding uncharacterized protein LOC117324098 isoform X1, whose translation MYIYLHGFKHRSLSISDAKPREMASRAMFMYPDLDKSAVRALKVEERILELKVVNIDVAKRSVALDLRKSQNEMKKRLRKYRDRQRDISKLKNITEPKDQTIEDFMANNTQHRAFTRSAMRPKTSPAVMTSKPSGRGGRQSVSPEEEGFEVDPSFFTDQHRSKIDLRPSTARVFNGDKAALRKKSRLGSLGRREEQVRYFDDDELQDRESFYTQMVEWRKSKEIGNFESLDHKVGSFCKQNEEEIKRRVQRNTCLRQSLHSVMEFRRIKQKEQNEALRATTPSSRPNSSGVKTGVNHTKPTVEVVSRDTNGVHSRAKDMS comes from the exons atgtacatatatttacacgGATTCAAACACAG GAGTTTAAGCATCAGTGACGCTAAGCCTCGGGAGATGGCAAGCCGCGCCATGTTTATGTACCCTGACCTTGACAAGTCAGCCGTGCGCGCTCTGAAGGTCGAGGAGAGAATTCTAGAGCTCAAAGTCGTCAACATTGACGTAGCCAAAAGAAGTGTAGCGTTGGATTTACGAAAATCACAAAACGAAATGAAAAAGCGTTTAAGGAAGTATAGGGATAGACAGAGGGACATATCAAAGTTAAAAAACATAACAGAGCCTAAAGATCAAACTATCGAAGACTTCATGGCAAACAATACTCAACACAGGGCGTTTACCAGGAGTGCAATGCGTCCAAAAACTAGTCCAGCAGTGATGACATCCAAACCATCAGGTCGTGGTGGAAGACAATCTGTTTCTCCAGAGGAGGAAGGATTCGAGGTGGATCCCTCGTTTTTCACGGATCAACATCGATCTAAAATCGATCTCCGGCCGAGCACGGCGCGCGTGTTTAATGGCGACAAGGCTGCTCTCCGGAAGAAATCTCGTCTGGGAAGTCTCGGTAGACGTGAAGAGCAAGTAAGATACTTTGACGATGATGAGCTTCAGGATCGAGAATCGTTTTACACACAGATGGTAGAGTGGAGGAAAAGTAAGGAGATTGGCAATTTTGAGTCTCTCGATCATAAAGTTGGGagtttttgtaaacaaaacgaGGAGGAAATAAAAAGGCGGGTACAGAGAAACACGTGTCTTCGTCAGAGTCTCCATTCTGTTATGGAATTCCGAAGAATCaaacaaaaagaacaaaacGAAGCACTCCGAGCCACCACACCCTCTTCTCGGCCAAACTCGTCTGGAGTTAAGACTGGTGTGAACCATACAAAACCCACCGTGGAAGTTGTTTCTAGGGATACGAACGGCGTACATTCTCGAGCTAAAGACATGTCATAG
- the LOC117324098 gene encoding uncharacterized protein LOC117324098 isoform X2 gives MASRAMFMYPDLDKSAVRALKVEERILELKVVNIDVAKRSVALDLRKSQNEMKKRLRKYRDRQRDISKLKNITEPKDQTIEDFMANNTQHRAFTRSAMRPKTSPAVMTSKPSGRGGRQSVSPEEEGFEVDPSFFTDQHRSKIDLRPSTARVFNGDKAALRKKSRLGSLGRREEQVRYFDDDELQDRESFYTQMVEWRKSKEIGNFESLDHKVGSFCKQNEEEIKRRVQRNTCLRQSLHSVMEFRRIKQKEQNEALRATTPSSRPNSSGVKTGVNHTKPTVEVVSRDTNGVHSRAKDMS, from the coding sequence ATGGCAAGCCGCGCCATGTTTATGTACCCTGACCTTGACAAGTCAGCCGTGCGCGCTCTGAAGGTCGAGGAGAGAATTCTAGAGCTCAAAGTCGTCAACATTGACGTAGCCAAAAGAAGTGTAGCGTTGGATTTACGAAAATCACAAAACGAAATGAAAAAGCGTTTAAGGAAGTATAGGGATAGACAGAGGGACATATCAAAGTTAAAAAACATAACAGAGCCTAAAGATCAAACTATCGAAGACTTCATGGCAAACAATACTCAACACAGGGCGTTTACCAGGAGTGCAATGCGTCCAAAAACTAGTCCAGCAGTGATGACATCCAAACCATCAGGTCGTGGTGGAAGACAATCTGTTTCTCCAGAGGAGGAAGGATTCGAGGTGGATCCCTCGTTTTTCACGGATCAACATCGATCTAAAATCGATCTCCGGCCGAGCACGGCGCGCGTGTTTAATGGCGACAAGGCTGCTCTCCGGAAGAAATCTCGTCTGGGAAGTCTCGGTAGACGTGAAGAGCAAGTAAGATACTTTGACGATGATGAGCTTCAGGATCGAGAATCGTTTTACACACAGATGGTAGAGTGGAGGAAAAGTAAGGAGATTGGCAATTTTGAGTCTCTCGATCATAAAGTTGGGagtttttgtaaacaaaacgaGGAGGAAATAAAAAGGCGGGTACAGAGAAACACGTGTCTTCGTCAGAGTCTCCATTCTGTTATGGAATTCCGAAGAATCaaacaaaaagaacaaaacGAAGCACTCCGAGCCACCACACCCTCTTCTCGGCCAAACTCGTCTGGAGTTAAGACTGGTGTGAACCATACAAAACCCACCGTGGAAGTTGTTTCTAGGGATACGAACGGCGTACATTCTCGAGCTAAAGACATGTCATAG